A window of Castanea sativa cultivar Marrone di Chiusa Pesio chromosome 1, ASM4071231v1 contains these coding sequences:
- the LOC142629532 gene encoding uncharacterized protein LOC142629532 produces MVDQGSDAEIMYPNLYNGLNLKLEDLTAYDSPLISFDGKAIIPKGQIRLPVQSGSKVVEVDFIVVDAYSPYIAIVARPWLHALGTVFSTLHLNVKFPSRDHIEELVGSQSVARQCMAAAILHQPEVESLASAEGGS; encoded by the coding sequence atggtaGATCAGGGTAGTGATGCAGAGATTATGTACCCAAACTTATACAATGGGCTAAACTTAAAGCTTGAGGATTTGACGGCTTATGATTCACCGTTGATAAGTTTTGATGGGAAGGCTATCATACCAAAGGGCCAAATTAGATTACCTGTGCAATCAGGCTCAAAGGTGGTagaagtggatttcattgtggtagatgcctattctccctacaTAGCTATTGTAgcaagaccttggcttcatGCCCTAGGTACTGTTTTCTCAACTCTACATTTGAATGTGAAATTTCCATCTAGAGACCACATCGAGGAACTGGTTGGGAGTCAATCCGTAGCTAGACAGTGTATggcggctgcaattctgcatcaACCTGAGGTTGAATCCTTAGCCTCTGCTGAGGGGGGCTCATAG
- the LOC142629542 gene encoding uncharacterized protein LOC142629542 has product MWLSDKSCTETVEVVWASQDRLNPQTRVVRKIEQCGREMKGWSRKHFGNVRRELYLKRRQLGEAKSEAQLCDNNSRVRALKEEINDLMDKETRMWLQRSKTLWASHGVIDSKYFHNKATQRYRKNSITNIRSSVGRWCSNYEEVAETLVNY; this is encoded by the coding sequence ATGTGGCTCTCTGACAAAAGCTGTACAGAAACAGTTGAAGTTGTGTGGGCCTCTCAAGACCGTCTTAATCCTCAAACTCGAGTTGTAAGGAAAATTGAACAATGTGGGAGAGAGATGAAGGGATGGAGTCGAAAGCATTTTGGGAATGTGAGAAGGGAGCTATATTTGAAACGAAGGCAGCTTGGTGAAGCCAAATCTGAAGCACAATTATGTGACAACAACTCACGGGTTAGAGCCTTAAAGGAGGAAATTAATGATTTGATGGACAAAGAAACACGTATGTGGCTTCAACGATCTAAAACTTTGTGGGCTTCACATGGAGTTATAGACTCAAAGTATTTCCACAACAAGGCTACCCAACGTTACAGGAAGAATTCTATAACAAATATCAGAAGCTCGGTTGGACGGTGGTGTTCTAATTATGAAGAAGTGGCCGAGACTCTAGTGAACTATTAA
- the LOC142629553 gene encoding uncharacterized protein LOC142629553, translating into MHRVSASRNISTHLHNHENLLNLPLELGKVDETRAPRLPDRCERLWANVDDILKNWTRLYLTEEEGERVYLENDPVEDEKNFVLAAQFLTRKVLNVEAIGKTFKLLWKARDGFKVCDVGNHTMLFVFEVESEAERVLAMEPWTYDKHLILLKWYDGKCPAHTLRFSTVKFWLQIHGLPVNRLTFEMAMELGKSVGVVSRLEHRDQVIGGDFLRVQVSIDVSKPLCWGRKVLLGQNRED; encoded by the exons ATGCACAGAGTCTCAGCCAGTCGAAACATCAGCACACACCTCCACAACCATGAAAACCTTCTCAATCTACCGTTGGAACTAGGAAAAGTTGACGAGACCAGAGCTCCAAGACTTCCAGATCGATGCGAAAGGCTTTGGGCAAATG TGGATGACATTCTAAAGAATTGGACCCGCTTATACCTCACAGAGGAGGAGGGAGAGAGGGTTTATCTTGAAAATGATCCTGTCGAGGACGAAAAGAATTTCGTTTTAGCAGCACAATTTTTAACCCGCAAAGTTTTGAATGTGGAGGCTATTGGAAAAACTTTTAAACTATTGTGGAAAGCACGGGATGGTTTCAAAGTTTGTGATGTTGGAAACCATACTATGCTCTTTGTTTTTGAGGTGGAGAGTGAGGCTGAACGGGTTTTAGCCATGGAGCCATGGACGTATGATAAACACTTAATTCTCCTGAAATGGTATGATGGTAAGTGCCCGGCCCACACCCTTCGTTTTTCTACCGTTAAATTTTGGTTGCAAATACATGGTTTACCAGTAAACAGGTTAACATTTGAGATGGCTATGGAATTGGGAAAATCTGTAGGAGTTGTTTCACGCTTAGAACATAGAGATCAAGTTATTGGTGGTGATTTCCTACGAGTGCAAGTTAGTATTGATGTGTCTAAACCCCTCTGTTGGGGCCGTAAGGTTTTGCTGGGTCAGAATAGAGAAGATTAG